Proteins encoded by one window of Lycium barbarum isolate Lr01 chromosome 11, ASM1917538v2, whole genome shotgun sequence:
- the LOC132619996 gene encoding uncharacterized protein LOC132619996 isoform X1, with the protein MMSVERSFEAWEEVQRHGQDLADKLAQGVTGLIQSHITPPSFPWPYSQSSKLFDVEFPSQNFIPRDFGIAVDKSAIAGVSAIFDMGNRIGQASKIFDVELPSQNFIPRDFGIGVDSSAIPVVSSILDIGNRIGQAGADFGVCLNGMVHQFLRKLPVPFRQDEHLGSSLMAVTDSQRADLSITLQEDLGSLAERFRGYGYTEEDSAEDRPSEEEFFGVNLKAFKHFGRSQGTINFSSTYESRTGNVESSVAARGDLWRVEASQGSSTSGNENSSLFLVQLGPVLFVRDSTLLLPVHLSKQHLLWYGYDRKRGMHSLCPAVWSKHRRWLLMSMICLNPFACSFMDLQFPNGQITYVAGEGFSTSAFLPLCGGLLQAQGQYPGDLKFSFSCKNKWGTCITPMVHWPDKSCSLGVTQALAWKRSGLMYRPTVQLSVCPTFGGSSPGLQAEITHSLKEELNIICGCALATHSSAFASLALGRSKWNGNVGSSGVVVKVETPLGNIGRPSFSVQLNSGIEF; encoded by the exons atgATGTCTGTGGAGAGATCATTTGAAGCATGGGAAGAGGTTCAAAGGCATGGGCAAGACTTAGCGGATAAGCTTGCTCAAGGAGTTACTGGTTTGATTCAGTCGCATATTACTCCTCCGTCGTTTCCATGGCCTTATTCTCAAAGTTCCAAGCTTTTTGATGTAGAGTTCCCGAGTCAAAATTTCATTCCAAGGGATTTTGGGATAGCTGTGGATAAATCTGCAATTGCTGGGGTTTCAGCAATTTTCGATATGGGGAATAGAATAGGACAAGCTTCCAAGATTTTCGATGTAGAGTTGCCAAGTCAAAATTTCATTCCGAGGGATTTTGGGATAGGTGTGGATAGCTCTGCAATTCCAGTGGTTTCATCAATTCTTGATATCGGAAACAGAATAGGGCAGGCTGGAGCAGACTTCGGGGTTTGCTTGAATGGAATGGTTCACCAGTTTCTCAGGAAGTTGCCGGTGCCTTTTCGGCAAGATGAGCATTTAGGATCCTCTTTGATGGCTGTGACAGATAGCCAAAGAGCTGATCTAAGTATTACCCTGCAGGAGGATTTGGGGTCGTTGGCCGAAAGATTCAGGGGATATGGGTATACTGAAGAGGATTCAGCCGAAGATAGACCAAGTGAAGAGGAGTTTTTTGGTGTTAATTTGAAGGCATTCAAACATTTTGGCAGATCACAG GGTACAATCAACTTTTCATCAACATATGAAAGTAGGACCGGGAATGTAGAAAGTTCTGTGGCTGCTAGAGGAGATTTATGGAGAGTAGAGGCATCACAGGGCAGTTCCACATCAGGAAATGAAAATTCTTCCCTGTTCCTTGTCCAACTTGGCCCAGTACTTTTTGTCCGTGATTCAACACTACTTCTGCCAGTTCACTTGTCTAAGCAGCACCTTCTTTGGTATGGCTATGACAGGAAG CGTGGGATGCATTCTCTTTGTCCAGCTGTTTGGTCAAAACATCGAAGGTGGCTGCTTATGTCGATGATTTGTCTTAATCCTTTTGCATGT TCGTTTATGGACTTGCAGTTTCCAAATGGTCAAATAACTTATGTAGCTGGGGAGGGTTTTTCCACCAGTGCCTTTTTACCTCTATGTGGAGGTTTGCTTCAAGCCCAGGGCCAATACCCCGGGGATCTCAAGTTCAGTTTCTCTTGCAAG AATAAATGGGGAACATGCATTACGCCGATGGTGCATTGGCCCGACAAATCATGTAGCCTTGGGGTTACCCAGGCTTTAGCTTGGAAGAGATCTGGTCTCATGTATAGGCCAACTGTTCAATTAAG TGTATGCCCGACATTTGGTGGGAGCAGCCCCGGTTTGCAGGCAGAAATCACACATTCTCTAAAGGAAGAACTAAATATCATCTGTGGCTGTGCACTTGCAACACACTCTTCTGCTTTTGCATCTTTAGCT CTTGGGCGATCAAAGTGGAATGGAAATGTTGGGAGCTCAGGGGTGGTTGTTAAGGTTGAAACCCCTCTTGGCAACATTGGCAGGCCTTCCTTCTCCGTTCAGTTGAACAGCGGCATCGAGTTTTAA
- the LOC132619996 gene encoding uncharacterized protein LOC132619996 isoform X2 → MMSVERSFEAWEEVQRHGQDLADKLAQGVTGLIQSHITPPSFPWPYSQSSKLFDVEFPSQNFIPRDFGIAVDKSAIAGVSAIFDMGNRIGQASKIFDVELPSQNFIPRDFGIGVDSSAIPVVSSILDIGNRIGQAGADFGVCLNGMVHQFLRKLPVPFRQDEHLGSSLMAVTDSQRADLSITLQEDLGSLAERFRGYGYTEEDSAEDRPSEEEFFGVNLKAFKHFGRSQGTINFSSTYESRTGNVESSVAARGDLWRVEASQGSSTSGNENSSLFLVQLGPVLFVRDSTLLLPVHLSKQHLLWYGYDRKSFMDLQFPNGQITYVAGEGFSTSAFLPLCGGLLQAQGQYPGDLKFSFSCKNKWGTCITPMVHWPDKSCSLGVTQALAWKRSGLMYRPTVQLSVCPTFGGSSPGLQAEITHSLKEELNIICGCALATHSSAFASLALGRSKWNGNVGSSGVVVKVETPLGNIGRPSFSVQLNSGIEF, encoded by the exons atgATGTCTGTGGAGAGATCATTTGAAGCATGGGAAGAGGTTCAAAGGCATGGGCAAGACTTAGCGGATAAGCTTGCTCAAGGAGTTACTGGTTTGATTCAGTCGCATATTACTCCTCCGTCGTTTCCATGGCCTTATTCTCAAAGTTCCAAGCTTTTTGATGTAGAGTTCCCGAGTCAAAATTTCATTCCAAGGGATTTTGGGATAGCTGTGGATAAATCTGCAATTGCTGGGGTTTCAGCAATTTTCGATATGGGGAATAGAATAGGACAAGCTTCCAAGATTTTCGATGTAGAGTTGCCAAGTCAAAATTTCATTCCGAGGGATTTTGGGATAGGTGTGGATAGCTCTGCAATTCCAGTGGTTTCATCAATTCTTGATATCGGAAACAGAATAGGGCAGGCTGGAGCAGACTTCGGGGTTTGCTTGAATGGAATGGTTCACCAGTTTCTCAGGAAGTTGCCGGTGCCTTTTCGGCAAGATGAGCATTTAGGATCCTCTTTGATGGCTGTGACAGATAGCCAAAGAGCTGATCTAAGTATTACCCTGCAGGAGGATTTGGGGTCGTTGGCCGAAAGATTCAGGGGATATGGGTATACTGAAGAGGATTCAGCCGAAGATAGACCAAGTGAAGAGGAGTTTTTTGGTGTTAATTTGAAGGCATTCAAACATTTTGGCAGATCACAG GGTACAATCAACTTTTCATCAACATATGAAAGTAGGACCGGGAATGTAGAAAGTTCTGTGGCTGCTAGAGGAGATTTATGGAGAGTAGAGGCATCACAGGGCAGTTCCACATCAGGAAATGAAAATTCTTCCCTGTTCCTTGTCCAACTTGGCCCAGTACTTTTTGTCCGTGATTCAACACTACTTCTGCCAGTTCACTTGTCTAAGCAGCACCTTCTTTGGTATGGCTATGACAGGAAG TCGTTTATGGACTTGCAGTTTCCAAATGGTCAAATAACTTATGTAGCTGGGGAGGGTTTTTCCACCAGTGCCTTTTTACCTCTATGTGGAGGTTTGCTTCAAGCCCAGGGCCAATACCCCGGGGATCTCAAGTTCAGTTTCTCTTGCAAG AATAAATGGGGAACATGCATTACGCCGATGGTGCATTGGCCCGACAAATCATGTAGCCTTGGGGTTACCCAGGCTTTAGCTTGGAAGAGATCTGGTCTCATGTATAGGCCAACTGTTCAATTAAG TGTATGCCCGACATTTGGTGGGAGCAGCCCCGGTTTGCAGGCAGAAATCACACATTCTCTAAAGGAAGAACTAAATATCATCTGTGGCTGTGCACTTGCAACACACTCTTCTGCTTTTGCATCTTTAGCT CTTGGGCGATCAAAGTGGAATGGAAATGTTGGGAGCTCAGGGGTGGTTGTTAAGGTTGAAACCCCTCTTGGCAACATTGGCAGGCCTTCCTTCTCCGTTCAGTTGAACAGCGGCATCGAGTTTTAA